Sequence from the Ictalurus punctatus breed USDA103 chromosome 10, Coco_2.0, whole genome shotgun sequence genome:
CCTTGTAGCCCTGAGCAATCACTATGCTATGGATGCAGTGAAAGGAGATTCACAGGAAGGTGGGAAGTCGTCAAGGGCTGACCACAGAGAGAGCGAAGGCAGAGGCTCTCGGCTCGTCCACCATCGCTGGGCTGTGTTTTACACCAGCGCGTAGTCGAACTGGCCTCTCTCCAGGCCCTCTTTGTGGTCAGTCCAGGACGAAGCTGGCATACGGCTGTAAGGATCAAGCAGGATGCGGAAGCAGCGCACAAGCAGGAAGAGCAGGAAGAGCATGAGCAGGCCCACAAAAGCTAGAGCCGTTCTCTGCTCAGCGTCTGCAGCCAGCGGCGGCCTGCTGGGGAGCACAGGGGAGAGCGACTCGTACTCCAGTGGGGGAACATCGCTCATCCTCCACACGCCTCGCCCGCAGAACCTGCACACTGTCTGGACACTCGGGAGTAAGGGCAGCTCAGCCAGATTggacagaaagggagagaacTTCTGCGAGTTGTACAGTCTCATACAAGTGGGAGCTCTCCGATTCTCAGTTGGCCCTCAAGGAGAACAAAATGACAAGTCTGCTTATTTCAGACCCAGCACGTCTGGTTTTCTCAGCATCAGACGTGGCACGAGGGAAGTCAACATGACATGGCAAGGGACAGAAAGCtgatgcacacactcactcacaccggCTAAATGGATCCAGATGGGACTTGGGTGTCCAGGTGTTATATACACTGGACCCTGCTTTTCAGAGGTTAGCACAGCTGAACTGTAAATGGTTTGATGACACGCATCCTCGTTTCCTGTTCTCAGCGTGTCTAAACCTGCAGACCTGAGACTAATCAGATCAGTGAGACAGCGGATGGATGTGtatagaataataatagtagttgCTAAATAAGGTGTCTGGACACTGGAGGGAGGAGATGAAATGGGATACACAAGCTGCTGATAGCGCTACACAAACAATCTAATAATGTTAACACTCGAGGAAGCTAGTGACAGATAGACGGTGGTTTTGTAGGGTTCAGAATCTATTATAGAGTCACTTATAGAAGGCCGGGGAGACAGAGTTGAGGAAGTCTGCGGCTCTCCAGTCCAAGTTTTAGAAATCCATTGCACATATGAATGTCTCTAGTTGTCCTCCTTATCTCCTTGGTCCACACCTGTAAACACACAAAACCTGCATTTGACAAAGctaagagataaaaaaaaattataataatttaaatagcGTTCCACTCACACTAGCTCTTTATCAGAAAAAGTGCTATTTCAACCATTTGCTAGGCTCATACAGAATTCTGAAGTGAATAGATTTAGTGAGCAAATCTTTACATCAAGTTCAACTTTGCGCAACTGCTTTGGAATTATTGTCCTTTGAATGGGTAGCAGAAGATCCAAAGTGGATGATACACTAATTATAGCTTCGCATGAGACTTTATATAACGCTTCCCAACCCAACAATGTATTCATTTTCAAAACTGGTGCATGGTAAACAATAAAGAGGGTTGGTGAGATGATATAACTACTGTTTACCTTTGTATCACTTACTAAATAAGGTAGGTTATCATTTGTAGTAGAGAGACACAAATCTGCATATTCATTTGGGCacattagtggttagcacgttcgcctcacacgcCAGggatgggggttcgattcctgccatgtccctgtgtgtgcagagctttcatgttctccttgtgctactgcggtttcctctgggtactctggtttcctccctcagtccaaagacatgcatggtaggctaactggcatgtccaaagtgtctgtagtgtatgaatgaatgtatgaatgtttATGTGATTTTATGAATGTAtatgcgatggattggcaccctgccttgtgcccaatgttccctgggataggcttcaggttccccatgaccctgaaggataagcggtatagaaaatggatggttggattTAATCATTTGGCTGTCACTTACAGTTCCAGTGCAATCAGGATACAACTGAACTTTTGATCTTCAAGGACCCAAAAgtggcactttggtggtgctgggatttgaactcacaatcttTCGAACAGTAGCTAAACAATCAGAAATATCCACCCTGAAAGATTTGCATATCAacatttataattaacatgCGATCGACTTTTGGCTTCTTTCATCAACATGTTTCTCAATTTTCACCTTGGTTAACAGTTTTCTACATTACCCGCATTGCTATtcaactacctgctgatagtgctGCATGATATAGCCCTTGCTTCAATTCCCTACCTAAAAAATGCTTCAACTTTAATGATAATACCACATCAACAGCATTATACTCATCATTTCGTAGATCACTGACTAGCTGAGCCAAGTCTCTGCCATAACTTGTATAACTGctttgcattctgggactttctGTGTCCAGTGTGTCAGAAATGTCTCCACCACTTCTATGATGGATTTCTCATGAATATGCTATATGAAAAAGCTAACCATTATCCTTTAAGTTTGAggttgtttaatttttgttcTATTAAACACCACTGTAACTGTGCTACCAATAACAATGTATGCCTGTGATATCAGCGCAGCACACAATTGCTAATTTCTCCCAGGATTAATAACAATACAGCAGGAACCAACAAATTAGGACCAGAATaactaaacacatcacaaacatatttaatgtgtttcagggtagAGTGTTCCTTTAAAGCCTTAACTGCTGATCCATCATTGCCCTACAAAGTTCTGATGTGACTGAGATTTTAACCTCTTAATGTACCTGAAAGATTGGGCATATCTGCCGTTAATTTGAAATGATGCAGCAATGGTCCGTGGGTGTTTAATGACGTAATAATGTGttttggactaaatatttttacataattggatggacctttgccagtgtaacaagactgtttttgttgggatgttatggatcagtggactactatgaggcttcataggTGAGTTGTGtctgttttgtaaatgtttgtttgtatgttgtgaTTGAAACCTATGAAACCTATGAGTTGAAACCTATTGATCTTGAAACCTATGAGTACCTATGTACACACAGCAAAACTACAATATTTTGCTGGTGGGCCAGTGGAATTTTAACAGGTCAGGTTGTAAAACCACTGGTCTGAGAAATCACCCCATGCTTCATTCAGAACCAAGgttaatatatagtatatgtacAAACAGCAGCCAAACCAGATGTCCATTAATGGAATAACCTTCATCCAGCACATTTGTAACACTGCTGGAAATTTGGGCAGGTATTAAAATGACATCAAGTCTTAGTAGTGCTTAAGGTATTACTTTGACACACTGACAGCATGATCAGTCAGTGATTACCTCGTTATAGCAGCATTCGCAGTCAGcatgccagagccatatctccctgcagttcttacctggtttcccactgaagctaatgGCTAtttcacactacacgactttcAATGTCGGCAGATCGCTGTGTTGTTCAGACTACACGACTGTCTTGTAATTGGGAGTCATGAAGCCTTTGTGGTGTTCACATTACGTGATTGCTCGGCGACAGGGGGTCACAAACTACACGATCTAACAATGACTCTGTCACCCGATGACTCTATCTGCTGTCCAAACTACATTTTGTCATGAAATCACAAGCGAGAAGTGACACAGATATATGATGCAAAAACCACACGCGAaacaggagttgtttatttgaagatggcCTTGATGACACTTTTCACACCAAAGGATGTTGAGTCGACTgacagctccagatatttagcATGCCAAATATCTGTCTGGCATCAGTGATGAAAGCCTCTCTGATGCATCCTTGACTTGTTCACACATAACTATCAACTGCCATTTGGCAAGCGCCGATTGCTCACCAATTTGCCTCCAATCAAAGGGTTTTTGCAGGCGAGCTTGGCTAGTTGCAAATCGGGTTAGAAtcatgtagtgtgaactaggcttaagcagggttgagcctggccagtacctggatggtagacctcctggggaaaactaaggctACTGGAAATGGTATTagggaggccagcaggggggctcaccatgtggtctgtgtggggcctaatgccccagtatagtgacggggacactatactgtaaaaacagcaccgtctttcagatgagatgttaaaccgaggtcctgactcttcgtggtcattaaaaattcaacgacacttatcgtaaaagagcAGGGGTataccccggtgtcctggcgaaattcccccattggcccttatctatcatggacctctaataatctccatctctgaatttgCTTCAtaactctctcctctccaccaatagctggtgtgtggtggtcgTTCTGGCATACTATGGCTGttgtcgcatcatccaggtggatgctacactatgatggtggttgaggagatccagCCCAGCCACTCACCaaccccatactatgtaaagagctttgagtgtctagaaaagtgctaaatgtaactgtaactgtaataaCAAAAGGCACACTGAGTCATTAATAGTGTAAATGCCATGTCCATTCATCAGGGCTGTGTTTCAGTAATATTAACACACTGCTGTGAAGAGGATTCAAACAGCTACTCAGGAATAATAAGAAGCGTCTTTTTAATTGTACAGTAGAGCTCCTTTCCATTCTTCTGTTAGCTCTGGCTTGAACACTGTGTTAGAATACATAAAGCGACATAAAGCAAGGGAAGCTTTCCCTAGGGAAGGCTACCCATCTTAACTATGGGTTCCAATAGTTCTGGCGCTGACTGTACAATATATCTCATTAAAAAAAGCTTCAAGTATTGTTGCGCAGAATTATTggctgttaaaaataaatcatcgATCACATATTGATGTACAACACTGTGAACACAAGGACACTGGTAGTATTATTATTGGCCTGTAGTTCTGTGGTCCAAGTGCTTTCAAAcacaataccccccccccccccccccccacacacacacacacacatgcacacatccaCACACGCACTTAATCAAATTACTTTATTACTAAACCCAGCTCAACTAACTGTTCTTGAAGACACAGTGATTTCCGAGAGCCGACATCAGAGAGCAAAGTGTAAATAAGCACAAGTGAATGCAAAGACTTTGAATGTTACACAAGAATCTGATTCTGTCCACTAAAACAATATCAGTGCTTCCCAATTCAGATTAAATCCAATAATTAAAACCCTGATATGCAGTAGCTACTTTTGTTGTATATGTATAAGTGTGCAGTAAGGCTGGTCATGTTAGCAAAGTAAGGTACCTGggtaataacaaataaataaataaccaatcATTGAATGGTTAACTGAATGAAGTTTAAATTGTTATGCACCGATGCCTCAAGCATGGCCATAACTAGCTATGAGGACAGTGAGGTCCGGACCTCAGTAATTTCtgaaggttttgtttgtttgcttgtataTACATGGTTTTACGATTACCAACAGCTGCTGTGGGGGTAAAGCTGCCATGCAcctgttttctgttttaagATGTAAACACTAGAAAAGTTTACATGCACGCTGTCTTATTCATTACTGTACGCAGCATCTTTTTCTGAGAATAGATTGTTCATTTTGCATTATCcattttttatgtaaactgTGTACAATATACAAAACAATGAACAGCTCAGATCTATAATTTATAATAACTAGATAAAATAGACAATTTAGCAATGCTAAGAACCCTACTCTGCTCTATTGTTCTTTAATATGAAATCAGTTCACTGATCATTCACTGAAAAATGCgaggaaaaataaagaacatgCTGTCAGAAATAGTGTCTCATATTTTGAGGCTGAAAAAAGGTTAAGTTTCAATAAGTcttcaaaataaacagaatatgCTTGCCAAGAAACCTCTTATACTTTATGCGCCTTTAATATGACGTCAATTCACGGGGGCATTTTTaggaaatattaaataaatcattctAGGATATTGTGAAATTAGTTTTTTTGGAGGCTGAAATCAATAGGTAAGTTCTTGTAAACCAAGAAATTCAATAATATAGGATAAAGCAACAGAGATTAAAAATGAGCAATTGATGTAGTACACATACAGAATTTTAATATAAGAACAAAATTTCTGCATTGTGGACCACACTAAAATTGTGGTCCTGGCTAGAGCACTATGAATAAAATGTGTTGTGTGATATTTGACAGTGCTTATTGACATCCTTAACACTCTGTGTGAACTGGTTTTTGATCATACTGCCCCCCATCATTTCTAAGCTATGAGCTAGCAGCCAAATCATTTCTTCATATCCTTTACCACTTACATTAGTTCAGTGTTACAAACCCTACGACATGATCTGCACTCATAACACGGACTTTAAAGGTAAAAATCTCATGTGTATCACCTCATAAGCGTTCTGTGTCCTCCAGGTAGTGCAGAGGGAGAAGCTTCAGATGAAAGGGGCAGTGCCAGGCTCTGACTCCGGGGTCGGGCAGTGCCCGTCTGTCCAGAAAGCAAAGCAGATGGCGGCGCAGCATGAGCCCCTAAACCTTTACATCAGAGCCTacaggagaagagagaggacaTGCTGAGGTTAGAAGATACCTGCTTCCAAGTCAGACAGCATAAAAATACAGCCACATACTGTCATCTCTCCCACACTTATAGCATATAAACACTCAAATGCTCTGTTAtgcaccatttatttatttatttatttttgttggcaCAGCTTGGCTCCACTTTAAGGAACcttcactgcaaatcaataggaatttcttctgactgatctcttccaggatgactctgctcccatccacagggcacaaaggctcactgaatggtttgatgggGATGAAAATGGTTTGATGATCTGAGATCAAACTCagtagaaaaagaagagagTATCTTGTGTGTTCTAGAATATACACTATCTGAGCCATGGGGTtccctctcaagatttcttcctcagggagtttttccttgccattaACACCTATGGCTTGCTCATTATTGATCTAAACCTACCTcctgatttctgtaaagctgctttgtgagaaTGGATGTACAGTATTTGGTGCCagttctgtaccgcttatcctacacagtatCACtgtgagcctggagcctaggAGACGCACAGCACAGGGTGGGGGACACCGCACGGTCGGGGTTGGATGGGGTGACAATCACACATTACGGGCACTactgacaatttagagatgccattCAGTCTAAatcgcatgtctttggactgggtgaggaaacccctgaagcacatggagtgcatgcaaactccatgcacatgGGGCAGAAgcaggaattgaaccaccaagCCCGagggtgcgaggcaaacgtgctaaccactaagtatTTGTTGTAGTAGTAAGTGAAAGTGATGCTCAGCCAATCTAGGTTTCTATTATTACATATGCTATTGAAGCAAGCTGCTCATTCTATGTCCACAGATACTCTTTCAACATCTTTTAGCACATCAATATGTTGGTAAACACATGCCTCAATGGTTCGATGATCATCCTGGTCATCCTGCCAAACTCCTGATAGTAATCTGACTCCAAATATGTTCACAAAAGAAATCCTCACATAATTGAGTTGTCAGGTTCACTTGGTAGAGATCTAGGGAGAGAATAAGGCAGTACAAAGGCAGCTGACTTCTGGAAAGTTCAAATACAAAGAAAGCTTGTCGAGGGTCACTAGTAAGTTCATGTGTTAAGTTCACATTACAAGTTTTGAGATATGAAATTGATCTTCATCTTGATTAAGTATGTGAACACTAAATCCTCAAACACATGACCCGTCCTTCACGTGTAGGCAGACCACTGAGTCTCAACCCTTCATTCTTGTTGTCATTCTTCTTTCACTCCTTGATTATCCCCTTTCTTACTTTTTCactctttttctcctttatgTTTTCTTATATCTTCAATTCATTCCCTTACTctcctttataaataaataaataaatgcttcaaaTAAGCAAAATTATATGCCAATAATTCCTTTAtcattttctcatttaaataaaatgtatcttTATTTAACTTATGCAACATTTAtcattctctttttctcatCCATTCTCccttccatttcttttttttttttccattatttatttttttcctgttgggaacttctttcattctttccatttctttctcttttttgttaACTGCAGTCATTCtcttttttatatttcagtctttctttctcaggcttactttcattctttccttttctctctcattttcatTCACTGTTTCTTCATCCCCTCTGTTATTCCCTTTTTTGTCTTCCAGAATTCAGTTTAGCCCtcattttcatgtttcatgtatCTTTTTAACATCCATT
This genomic interval carries:
- the LOC108271150 gene encoding cortexin-1 → MRLYNSQKFSPFLSNLAELPLLPSVQTVCRFCGRGVWRMSDVPPLEYESLSPVLPSRPPLAADAEQRTALAFVGLLMLFLLFLLVRCFRILLDPYSRMPASSWTDHKEGLERGQFDYALV